DNA from Methanolacinia paynteri:
TCGACCTCCACGCATACATACGGGTTCAGCCTGTAAAGATCGTTCTTCCTCCCGTATTTCGTGGAGAGGAAATAAAGGAATTTTCCGTCAAAAACATAGAGAAACGGGGCCATATACGGGTATTTTTCTCCCTGGAAGGCTATCCGGCAGATATACCCCTCCTCGATCAGCCTGTTGTACTCTTCCTTTTCCATATGAGGTATCTTGACAACTTCCATACTCTCAGCACCTGACGATTGAGTGTCAACACATTAAGAAATAAATATTTGCATTGGTCTTTTTATATAATTTTTTTTATCCAGGCCACTGCGTGAAAATAAATTACAGACGGCACAACGGTGTTTTCAATGCAAATGAAATATTCGCTCAAGAAAATTCAAATAAAACAATTCGTCTTCCTGTCGGCGGAAAAGACTGAAAGGACGACAGGCCATGAGATCCCTAACCGCCGAACAGATCAGATGGGGGGCACCACCATGTGAGAATGAAAATATTCGTTTGTTGTATGAATAATTTTTATTTACTCATCACTGTCCGGCGGCGGTTATCACATAAACCCGTCATAACTTATTATAAGTTATATGAGATATAACGGTTTCCCTGCACCGCTGTACCCTAATAAATTTTGTTTGTAAATGGCATCCGTAATGGTGCAAATGTTTCCCGGGAAAAAGGTGATATTAACCGGGATCAATTCTTATATGGACCAGGATTTCGGTAACAATTATGAATGAAATATATGTCATCGGGCACAGGAACCCCGATACCGATTCGATATGCAGCGTCATAGCATATGCCGAATTGCTGAATTCAAAGGGGAATGGAACTTATGTCCCGGCAAGATGCGGGCCTGTGACTGAAGAGACCATGTATGCGCTCGATTATTTCGGGGTCGAAGAACCGCGCTACATCGAAAGTGTCGAGGCATCCATATCCGATCTTCCGCAGATCTACTCGATCAGCGCCGAAGAGAGCCTTCCGACGATAGACATCGTCAAAATAATGAACGAAAACAATGTCCGTAACGTCCCGATAACAGACTCCGACGGCTTTCTCAAAGGACTTATCAGCGAGTACGGTCTCGCCCAGGCATATGTCCGGCGCGACAAGATCGAGCAGCTCTCCATAACGCCGATCAAGCTTGAGACTCTCAAAAGAATTCTTCATGCAAAGATTATCGTTCCCTCCTGCGACCTCCTCGAAGGCCGCGTCTATATCGCGATCGACGCCCTCCACGTGACATTATCGAAACTGACCAAGAACGATGTCGCGATCGTCGGCGACAACGAACCGACACAGCTCGCGCTGATAGCCGCAGGGATCGCCGCGCTAATCCTCGCAGACGGAGCACCGGCCGGCGAACGGGTGCGGAAAGCCGCAGAAGCAAAAGGAGTCGCACTCCTTTCGACTAACCTCGATGCATTCGGTGTCGGGAAGATGATCAACCTCTCGCTCCCGGCAAGCCAGATAATGGCAACCGATGTCCCGACAGTATCGATGGAGGATTCGACAGACTACGCCAAGCAGCTTGTCTCGAACTCGAGATACAGGACAGCCTGCGTAACCGACAGGAACGGAAAATACCTGGGGATGATCTCGCGGAATACGTTCCTCGACGATATATCGAAGAGCGTGATCCTCCTCGACCACAATGAATTTGGCCAGGCGG
Protein-coding regions in this window:
- a CDS encoding putative manganese-dependent inorganic diphosphatase encodes the protein MNEIYVIGHRNPDTDSICSVIAYAELLNSKGNGTYVPARCGPVTEETMYALDYFGVEEPRYIESVEASISDLPQIYSISAEESLPTIDIVKIMNENNVRNVPITDSDGFLKGLISEYGLAQAYVRRDKIEQLSITPIKLETLKRILHAKIIVPSCDLLEGRVYIAIDALHVTLSKLTKNDVAIVGDNEPTQLALIAAGIAALILADGAPAGERVRKAAEAKGVALLSTNLDAFGVGKMINLSLPASQIMATDVPTVSMEDSTDYAKQLVSNSRYRTACVTDRNGKYLGMISRNTFLDDISKSVILLDHNEFGQAVEGIENAEILEIIDHHRIGTISTLKPICFINEPVGSTCTIIASRYLRSGKEIGRGIAGILLSGILSDTMVLRLSTTTDMDREIVEKLSVIAGVDPIEYGTELIKRGMDLDNEDLESLLMRDTKKYELYGKKIIISQIMVPTFEFSHENSQEIISTSKKIKQSSGVDIFAVLLTSVFENSSELYLVADEIVVSNTGAENQPLLLEGMMSRKNDFIPWFGHILKNL